acTAACAAGCACACGAAAACTAAACAGAAAGAAGACACTAAACAACGACGAACTCAACTAAAAACAACAGCCAAGTAATCATCAAAACACTAGTAACGTAAGATACTGCCAAATCGAACCATGTAACTCACAATCGATTCTCAActctcaaatcaagaaaaggaaaTGTCAAACAAGTGTTTTCATTGTCTATGTAGTCCAAATCAAGCAACAACGAGTTCCTATCAAGATTCACTCTTctctcaaatattttattttggaaattcaCACTCAAGAAGAAAAATCCACTTAGTCGTGATATGTCATGGTCACATAGTAACTCAAGGAGGTCTTTTctcattggttgtaatggggctaaggaccattcatgatgttggcaagatcctaggggtcctaagctcaagCAGTGAAACTCAAAGTGCGCACATCTAATCCAAACCATCATCcacaatttcaagttcatagagaaagaaagaaagcaacTAAACTTGGGGAAAAACTCCAACAATAACAATGAtactacatgctcaactcaaactggtgcaacatctttttctttttttctctttttttttcttcttctttttttttttttttttttttcttttctgcagcacctttctttttttttttttttttttatatcctcactcaacatgcaatcatcatctacaAAATATCCCCACAAATCGTCTCCCAAAACTGCTCCCATCCCAAAAACTGAACTGATCAATgccactgtttggccaaacggatcACAGATCCTTATCATTTTACACAAGACAGCAGTTTGGGCAAACGGCACATAAAAACACAGCTTAActttctctagtaattaatggaatgaagttcaaattagacatgcatcactgggccaaagagatagtccaaaacaggccttggcttaattatttagtgactaaTAAGAAAGAACATGGTCAAGGCTTCAAAGGGCTCACTAGGGAATAATGTTCAGGTGggaattcaaaagcaggccaaaaggctaccctagtgccttctatcatgcatcaccaatgactcacaacatatcacaacttcatgaataacaaaccactcaaaaagaaaattagtagagagtgctctactctaataagctcaattctcacttatatgtggctttttactcattgttgctcttatttgtcagcccaaatttcatccaacaaaaacacaaaattttcaatctcaAAACTCAATTCTCAAGTATCAAATCTCAAGTTCATCACATAACTCAACCGGGCAGCATGCTTATCACTAATATTTCAACAACACAAAGCTCAAGACTCACAAAACGACATAAACTGACTCAACAacgcccccctcacacttagattttgcttgccctcaagcaaataAAACAAAGCATAAGCGAAGGAGCAACAAGACACTCAACTAAACGAAAGACCAAGgcaaagacaacataaaaacacacgaaacaaaacaagaaaaggaaggaagTCACCGTGTGTGCTGCTGCCGCAGCTCCTGTCCAATGGTGGCGCTCAAATTTGCGATGCTCTCATGTAGGGCTGCCACGTTCCCATCGatctgtcttttttttttttttttttttttgaaacataacaaaaattaaaactaaggaAGGGAAACTAAGAAgcttaaaaaaaactaaacgaaaaatgagaattaaagaaaagaagaacaaaacgaaaaattaaaaggaaaagaaagtcgggttgcctcccgataagcgccattatttaacGTCGTTGGCTCGACTGCTCAAGTGCTCAAAACGTGCCTGGAAGCAGCAGCGAAACAGACTCCGCTGGAACCAAAGAAGAGGCATCATAGTACGGCTTCAAACGTTGTCCGTTCACGGTGAATATCTTAGCCGTGTCTAAACTGCGAATCTCAAACGCCCCGTCTGGGCAAACAGACTGTATCACGAAGGGGCCAATCCACTTCGTCTTCAATTTTCCGCTCATCAACCGCAGCTTTGACTGGAACAAAAGTACATTTTGGCCGACTGTAAATGTCTTTCCTTGCAAGTTCTTGTCGTGCCACATCTTGGTGCGATCCTTATACCACATCGCGTCGTCATAAGCTTCAAGACGAAGCTCATCCTCACATTTATCTTCTAAGTCAGGTGGTTCCACATCAAAATGCAGACTTCTGTCGTGTGGCTttcgtttgggcaaacagaacgtatTTCCAGAATCTGCTAATTTCGAGTGAGCATGGAGAGACTTGGTAGACTCCttgacttcttcattgttcatcccacgagcatcaagaccagttgctcttttgatcaaggtcggttccaacttgtcatgcacagatttagtctcaagatgttcttggacagAAGGGTCAGTAATGTTAGTGGCACAAACAGTTTTAACAATAAGAGGatttttcatggtatcatcaatattgaaagtgaacttttctccatgataatccaaacaaatagtaccactataaacatcaatgaccgccctagtggtccttaagaaaggacgacCTAATAGAACACCAGCTGACTTCTTCGATTGCATACTACTCATTTTCACCACATAGAaatcagcaggataaacaaaattatttactttCACAAGGACATTCTCAAGCAACCCTTCAGGGTGCACACATGATCCATCGGCTAACTGAATCACAACTCTAGTATCTACCAATTTCACaccatttaaactattataaacagctaacggcatgacattaatagacgctcctagatcacacatagcatgctcaatcttAGTTTCACCGATATAACATGGcagagaaaacatacctggatccttgcatttgggcggcaactcttttcgtatcactgctgacacgttctcgcccatcacaatttttccagatttcttagacttACCAGCAATGAAGTCTTTCACAAACTTGCCCAGATGAGGAATTTTGAGTGCTTGGAGAAATGGAAGATTGATCTCTAACTTCCCAAAGATTTTCATGAAATCAATGAGCTCTTCCTCCGGCTTCTTCTTTGCTAACAGCCTGGGAAAGGGAACGGGTATCTCGATCTCGGGATCATGTAGACTCAAAGGTTTATGAACCTTAGACTGCTCACCCTTAACCAATTTGTGCTCTGCTTCTTGTTCTTTCTGCCCAGCTGTCGGATCACtgttctgtttggccaaacaggacTGTTCTGTATTCTGGATTGCAGAATCCACCTTGCCTCcagaatttttgaatttttccaAGCTGAATTTGACTCCAGAATCCTTGCTCGGACACTCCTTTGAATTCTGGGTTGTGGGCTCACTCAACTCCTTGCCACTCCTCAAAGTAATCATACTAACATTCTCCATCGGATTCAATTGGACTTGTGATGGTAAAGCACCTTGATggcccttgagttgattcacggaCGTTGCGAGCTGAGACACTTGACGAGCCAACCCATCTATTtgcaccttctgctcggcttgAGATTGTTGAAGTTGCTGCACATTACCTTGCAAAAGTTGCTGGTTACCAATCAAATCCGCCATCATATCCTCAAGCGACTTGCCTTGCCTTTCGGGAGTAGGCTGCTGAGTTTGTGGTGCCTGataccccgtcctttgatgtggagggCGGTAGTTTTGCTGCTGCGGCTGCTGCATTGCTGGTTGCTGCTTCGGTTCGGGATCTCTCCATCGATAGTCGGGATGATTTCTCCATGGCGCATTGTGGTTGGTCGAGTAGgggtcccgtttgggcaaatgggGCAGTGGCGCGTCGCAGCTGTAAAAATTGTGAGAAGAATTCGCTTGTGCTTGATATTCTTCCTCACCCCTAGTGCATTGCAAACTCGTGTGGCCAAAACTTCCACATGCTCTACATAGTTTTTCGGTCGGTTGTCCAGCACTTGCCACTTTCTCTACCACAGTATTGAGCAATCTTTCCATTCTACCCATCCTCTTTTCAAACTTATCCTCAAAGTCCGACGAACTTgcttgagcagctttcttgagcagttggatgCGCGGTTCCTCATACTCTCTCGTGGCCTCCACTAAGTGTTGAATCAACTTCTTAGCTTCGCTCACAGTATTTTGAGAAAATGCTCCTCCACTTGATGAATTCACCAGATTTTTGGTATCTACCGTCATTCCTTGGTAGAAGTATTGCAGCAGATCTCCCTCAAAAAATTTATGGTTTGGACAACTGTCCACCAATCTCCTGAATCGAGTCCAGTAGGTGCTCAATGACTCGTCGTACTCCTGCTTCACTCCACTAATTTCCTTTTTCAGCGCATTTGTCTTGGTGGGCGGAAAAAAATGTTCCAAGAATAGCTTTTTCATCTCtgcccacgtagtgatagaatTGGGAggaagactcgcgaaccaagagtttgcctctgctgtcatggtgaaggggAATGCCGCCAATCTAAAGTGCTCCTCCGTAATCCCCGTGGGGCGTTTCTGGACTTTGCAaatcttgatgaattcgctcaaaAAATTGTACGGATCTTCTCCTTTCTTGCCATAGTATTTcgggagaacattaagcagtcCAAGCTTGATCTCAATACCGGTAGCAGCTGCCGGCATCTGAATGGGAGTGGGTGGGTCATCGGCCTCGTGGCTGGAGAGGTCACACAGCTTAGGATCGTTGACAGCCATGTCGTTTTCAGTGCTTTCGTCCGAACTCGACTCAACTTCTTTCTCACAATCTGTTTCTGCCTCCGATTCagggtctgtttgggcaaacagatccTTGTCAGCAGCGGCAGTACTGGTTTTCGCCTCGACGAACTGTTCCGTGCGATCGGACAGGGTGGGCTGCGAATCCAGCAGCTCCAGTAGCTTCCTTGCCTTAGCCTCCTTTCTCAGTTTCTTTGCGGTTTTCTCGATCTCACAATCGTATAGGAGTTTCGGCTTagaagatctgctcataaacaaaaataaaacaaaaagaaaaaatagatcaaagggaaaagaattagattaacaccgctccccggcaacggcgccaatttgatggacgtcgtataccaccaaataattcctgcagaattatcaaaatatattagtatcgtgataagcagggtcgatcccacagagagcagataaaatcattcaattccctaaatctattaaattttggtgatgccaccacgccttaactttgagaaaatattaattaactaagaatgcagaattaaatcaaataaaatacgcttgaagtaaatatatgaaaagggtaattcggctcaaataaatccactctaattcaactctgatcctcgacgcaataattaatcaatccctatcaaccaaccagttataggataccgtgaaacgcaacggacgtaccccaattcctacttactgtgtcgataaacagctggagacgccagacctgcttatttcccttattaaaatataacctagctggagacgtcagacctagatttaatattctaatagcattaagatgaaggaacccaatttatatcaattatcctagagacgctagtaataattaatataccaattaattccccctacgaacacggtagttgtatcactaattagtccaattccaacaattacggattggcaggaactaattgactgtaatccaatttaatctaagttgatcaggcttaaataaaatcagaattatcattgaacctaggaattaatcggaatcaataggaatcaattttaaaccaattaggtctcacagatcattaaattagagtttcattattctcgccgaattaagaaaattagctactcatgctaataaaataaaacacaataaaatcaaataagaaaatcataataataaatctaaagAATCGAATAAAGAAAGTATTACCAGAAATATTCTTCCAAAACTCGAAACATAAGAACAAATCTAAActacgaaaataaaataaaaccaaaaatcAAATCTCCACTCAGCCGCCAAGATCTCGTGCTTCTCGCCCAAGCTCTGATCTGCCAAAGTGAAGTCAGCCGCCACTTTTATTTCTCCAAAACTAAAGaataaaaacaattaaaacCTAACTAACTAAGCAGTAAATCGTAAAGTACTAAATTGAAAGGAATTAAAAAGTGTGTAAACCAAAGTCAACTCCTAATTGCTAAATGGTGTCTATTCTAATAACAATAGAATAAGAATTATAACCTAATTAAAATTCTAACTATCTATGCGGCTCCCTAGTctaaaacaaatatatataggggattAAATCCCTAAATGCCGCTATTCCCTAGTAAGATGGGCTTCGGCCCCTAATCAAAATAgagcccaaaataattaaaaataagagttTTTGGGCTAAATAAATTCTAGACAATTAattccaagcccaatctctaatctTCTCCAAAATCAATCAACTTCTTCCATAATTCTCGACTTTCACCAACTTCTTCCATCCACGAGCATCCATCTCTAATTcatctaattcctgcgccaaatgccaacaacttgggtaatatcaaGGAAAAATCAACGGCAAAACGACACGGAAATAGataactaaatcacacacatcagGAGCATTCCCTCCATATATCGATATGATCAGACCATCCAAGCTCAACATTTTGTTCAGTGCTGAGGGGTCTTTTGAACCGATTGGAGGAGAAagttttgaagattttttccgTATATGCTTGAGAATGCTTTCTTTGGTGTATCATCTCGTTCTCGACACAACAAATCCATCTATCTTTTCGGAGAGAGAGTTTCGCGTGCATTCTTGCTGGCAGCACTTGTGTAAGGTAGAAGATAGTAGGATCAAGTTTTTGCATGTCTTACAAAGTTGTGATGATGTTATAAAAGATCAGCGCCGCTTGTGTGCCCATTCCAACTCTTTATTTGGGTTCAAACAAGTGTATGATTCGATAAAAAGTGATTGTGCATCTACTGCCCGTTCTCTCCTTTGTTTTGGTCGTTATCACCAATATCCAGTGCCAATACCTGCCATGGGTTTCAAGTTGCTGAGGGTACTATATGCTCATCAGGTCCGATTTTACCATATCCCAATTGAAATTTTCAAACTAATTTGTCTGCGGTACCTTGCCCTAACTTGCTACGGGGACCTCCCTATTTCCATATCCAACCTTTTTCACCTTCAATTCTTGATTATTGATAGACATATGAGAATTATAAAGCGTGGAGTTCAGTCATACATGCCTGTACAAATTTGGGACATGCAAGAACTAAAGTGTATTGAGATATTGGGAAGCGACCTACCAACTCCTAATACTGATGATGCTAGCTTGAACAAACTCAACACACTTCTTGGTGTGAGTGTAAACAGTTGTACAAGGGAAGTTCTCAAAAGAATTCCTAATTTAGCACATTTAGGAATTGAAGTGGAGTTGAAGccttatgatgatgatgacgaaACCAACCCATTGAGTTGCTTGAGTTATATATCACAACTTCAGAACTTGGTCGGACTTAGTTATAGCATCAAGAATCCCGATATAAAGTATGAGTTTAATATGATTCCTCTTTCAATGTTCCCATCAAGTCTCATAGTGCTAAATTTGAGTGGGTTAGGGGGGTATTCTTGGAAGTACATGAATGACATTGGTTCGCTGCTGCCAAATCTCAAGGGTCTCATGTTACAATGCTATGCCTTTCGAGGCCCGGAGTGGGAAATAGAACCAGGGGGTTTCTTGAAACTTACTATACTTCAAATTGAAGACACCGATTTGGTGCAATGGAGACCTCAACATGGAAGCTTCCCAAAGCTTGAAGTTCTAGGCATGAAGCATTGCTACAAATTACAACAACTCAATTGGCCGTATGATCACTCTTGGATCACAAAAATTGAATTAACCGACTGCAATCCTTTAGCTGTCGTTTGTGCCGATGAATTAAAAGACAAGTTTTCCTTTGAACTTAGAGTCAAATCTTCTTTTTGAGATCAAGTCACTCTGCAACTTGCCTTACAGGTTAGCCTTTCTACTTTGCAATATATATCATGTCTTAATGTGTCTGCCCTGCATCCCCTTCTTTTCCCAACAAACCAAATCAATTTATGTCACTAtaagcttgattaatttaaattagtGTTTGAGGTTGTCCATCTATTATTTTTCAGGCAAATGAGAGAGCCGAAGGGATCAGACGCCGCATTATCATATTATTTCAATTGTTGTATTACCATATTTTCGTATGGATTTAAGGATTGTGACTTGTATTGGTTTTTGTTGAGGATTATGAAACCTGAGAGCTGAATGGTGTTTGCAAGTTGGATTTGTCTGAAAACATTAGTCCCTTATTCAAGGATTATGAATGATTTTCACGCTTTGTTTTGATATAATATATGTGTAATCAGTTGATGCGTTTTTCTTTTAATAGCTTAAAATTTTCAGATTCTAGCAATATACTAATTGTTGTCTGGTTTCATATTTCAAATTTATGAGATCCCTCAGTGGAATCGCATTAATATCCCATGCATGCTGTTGCTATCTTCTTtctgttatttttatttctttgagaGTGGAAATAAGTGACGTTAAAATATGGTTGAGTTTTCTGATCACTTGGGCCTAATCAAAGATGGCATAATAATTTCCATAGTTGGAAAGGCTAATgaaatttttgaagaaaaattattGTGCTAAGTTTATTCTTTTCCATTGTATAAAGGTCAAATTAATAACTTTTTGAGTTGTGAGGTTAAAGCTGTTGTTGATTTAGCTATGAAGTAATCTTTGTCAAAGAAGAAAAGAATTGATTATATGGCGAAGGACATGATTTTTACACTGTTTTCACATGATTTTTAAAGTGAATAATAATATGGAAAAATGATTCAGGTGTAGAggcatgctttttttttttaattaatcattaTTCCTTGAATTGATAACAAAGTATTTCATCAGTTCATACAAGAAGCAATGAAACGATAACTTAATAATGCAAAGCATTAACTAACAATTTACTCAATGCTCaacatcaaaataaatttagtCAAACATAGCTTAATTTGCACCAACTCTTCCTTTTCCATACAACTAATGATTCTGTATTAAAATTGCAATTAATAACATTTTTTCTGttggtgtttggctgagcttataaattTTATAGAGGCCCAACATCTATAGAGCCCCAAAGAGACTCTTGTATTGGGGTTGCTCTTAGGTTACTCGAAAAGTTTAAAGGTTGTGCGATggaggattcgaacccagggcTTCAGGTCTTGGGCATTAACCACCTATCGCACACTTcagaccaacacacgcacacatttaAAGGAAAACTTGTCTCTTGAACGATTGGCACAAATGAACTAATGTCATTCATGTagtaatatataatcaaaatttattaatttataattataatttatttaaatcttAAATGTGAACGTACACATGGATTTGATGGGCTTGGGCTAGAGCCCATATAATTGTATATAGGACAGTTTAGATTAGTCTTATTGGGGTGCATTTTATTCGACGAAAAATAGTGGAAATCATATGTTTTTTACACCTTTTCATTCTTTTCACATGATTTTTAAAGTGAATAATTCTTTCGGGATATGGAAAAATAATGCACGTAGGCGTattttttctactttattttcgcttcaattcatgataatattatcatactaaaattttaaGTGATACTCTCTCTCCACAGTATTGTTTccacttttgccattttggttCGTTCACAATATCATTTCTATTTCCATTTATAACAGTAGGGTCAACATAACACTTTATTTCCCTCCACACATTTATAGTGGGACCCAAATTCCACTCACATTAATACACACTATTA
The genomic region above belongs to Salvia miltiorrhiza cultivar Shanhuang (shh) chromosome 5, IMPLAD_Smil_shh, whole genome shotgun sequence and contains:
- the LOC130984964 gene encoding putative late blight resistance protein homolog R1B-12, which codes for MIRPSKLNILFSAEGSFEPIGGESFEDFFRICLRMLSLVYHLVLDTTNPSIFSEREFRVHSCWQHLCKVEDSRIKFLHVLQSCDDVIKDQRRLCAHSNSLFGFKQVYDSIKSDCASTARSLLCFGRYHQYPVPIPAMGFKLLRVLYAHQVRFYHIPIEIFKLICLRYLALTCYGDLPISISNLFHLQFLIIDRHMRIIKRGVQSYMPVQIWDMQELKCIEILGSDLPTPNTDDASLNKLNTLLGVSVNSCTREVLKRIPNLAHLGIEVELKPYDDDDETNPLSCLSYISQLQNLVGLSYSIKNPDIKYEFNMIPLSMFPSSLIVLNLSGLGGYSWKYMNDIGSLLPNLKGLMLQCYAFRGPEWEIEPGGFLKLTILQIEDTDLVQWRPQHGSFPKLEVLGMKHCYKLQQLNWPYDHSWITKIELTDCNPLAVVCADELKDKFSFELRVKSSF